A single Corynebacterium stationis DNA region contains:
- a CDS encoding potassium channel family protein: MAQRVKRMKNRIAESFRPGIELSSQPDHALIDVITVPRNDVASPWRQLAKRLMWAFSLVIFVTFVVYFDREGYSEELTLIDAAYYSSVSLTTVGYGDIVPVTQQARLVNLVVITPARLAFLVLLVGATLSVLTDRARRTFQISRWRRTLRNHTVVIGYGTKGAGSVAALLADGISPAQIVVIDQDRAALANAEHHGLVTVFGSGTKNDVLKIAGVAHAEAVVVTPSTDDTAVLCTLAVRELAPSAKIVASVRESANRHLLLQSGADSVVTSAETAGRLLGLATVTPTVVEMMEDLLSPNEGFSVAERPVREYEVGSNPRHLVDIVLAVLRNGELIRVDTAGASALKPGDRLLYIKHDTEDPSEILDDE, encoded by the coding sequence ATGGCACAACGAGTGAAGCGGATGAAAAATCGGATCGCAGAGTCTTTTCGGCCCGGGATAGAGTTGTCTTCGCAGCCAGACCATGCACTGATTGATGTGATCACGGTGCCTCGCAACGACGTGGCCAGCCCGTGGCGGCAATTGGCTAAGCGCTTGATGTGGGCCTTTTCTCTGGTTATTTTTGTGACTTTCGTGGTCTATTTTGACCGGGAGGGATATAGTGAGGAGCTCACACTCATTGATGCAGCATATTATTCTTCGGTCTCATTGACTACAGTGGGATACGGCGATATTGTCCCCGTGACCCAGCAGGCGCGTTTAGTGAACTTGGTTGTTATTACGCCTGCTCGTCTTGCCTTCTTAGTGCTGTTGGTGGGTGCTACTTTATCTGTATTGACTGACCGAGCTCGCCGTACATTCCAGATTTCACGTTGGAGAAGAACTTTGCGCAACCACACCGTCGTTATAGGTTACGGAACCAAGGGTGCTGGCTCAGTTGCCGCCTTGCTTGCCGACGGCATCTCCCCAGCACAAATCGTAGTTATCGACCAAGATCGCGCGGCTCTTGCCAATGCAGAGCATCACGGACTAGTGACTGTCTTTGGTTCGGGGACTAAAAACGACGTGCTAAAAATCGCGGGCGTTGCGCACGCGGAAGCAGTAGTCGTTACCCCCTCCACGGATGACACGGCTGTGCTGTGCACTTTAGCGGTGCGCGAGTTGGCTCCATCGGCGAAGATAGTGGCTTCAGTTCGAGAATCAGCGAATCGGCACTTGCTGCTGCAATCTGGTGCTGATTCTGTAGTTACCTCCGCGGAAACTGCAGGACGCCTTCTTGGACTTGCCACCGTCACGCCGACAGTGGTGGAGATGATGGAAGACCTGCTCTCTCCAAATGAAGGTTTCTCGGTCGCCGAGCGTCCAGTGCGTGAATATGAGGTGGGCTCGAATCCCCGACACTTGGTCGATATTGTGCTGGCGGTTTTGCGCAATGGGGAATTGATTCGCGTTGATACCGCGGGTGCTTCGGCGCTTAAACCCGGTGACCGTTTGCTCTACATCAAACACGACACGGAAGACCCTTCTGAGATATTGGACGATGAGTAG
- a CDS encoding ATP-dependent helicase: MSTPNFSPADIAAAVGKKFAPTDEQAQVIAGGLGPKLVTAGAGAGKTETMASRVVSLVANGLVRPEQVLGLTFTRKAAQQLEQRIRKSLIQLRDTGLFAPGSEVAKSLESIAPKVSTYDSYAGELVREYGLYLPVEPSARLITDAERFAIAHEIVSNFEGEMTTKTSVATVAQTVLKLADNMGNVLMSEEDIREHARIMLSDATELPKARKSGPEFSQELQKILDVQRIRVEYLELVAAVQAEQHAQGVVSFGEQMSFAARVAAANPGIGAIQRQRYRVVMLDEYQDTSHSQRVLLRSLFGGTAHPNLSVTAVGDPMQAIYGWRGATTENLNEFVRDFPVDDSTPAPQDQLTVSWRNPSRVLDLANVVADDIFAGANPRPVDRLSARPGADDGDVQLGYFESQEREREFVARHMRAIYDKTQENKDPLSAAILVRTNRHAAEIARHLEAEGVPYEIVGLGGLLWEPEVQDLVALATMLVRPQDSAAALRILAGPLCGLGMSDILALSQRVDNMTGASDERVVYAPGDDPLEHLRAQLHRQVASATTHRPEQVLGLADAVADMGEAERYTEEGRGRIEKLASKLRHLRTYSLGKSLADLFSDIEAIFNLRTEVLSRNRAGGATHLDKFADIVAGYQGDSLGGLLDFLDLAREHEDGLDPGEVPAVDDRVLVLTVHKSKGLEWEHVCVLHADSTTYGAKANSFITKVEQVPSDEDVIEPEPQYDKNGDEKPVTRTDYGKAAKALDKQYKDANAEESARLFYVAMTRTEKSLTVTGGGTNSYKAGHGSKKGPYVYLEMLAEKFPDLVVEWTIPEDPADEAADTAMDAAKFPFLQPTPEALAGALLVDAAKQELPKAQSGEEFGLWESDATALIEEHRALTTPVIEVTMPSELTASDVVSLSTDPEEFARRRRRPVPFKPNSYAKRGTAFHSWLEERFGMEALLEEDELPGTGEVPIADVEALKEKFLESAWADRTPFAVETPFRFNSGGQILNGRMDAVFKEPDGSWFVVDWKTGRPPQGRDMDNAALQLAIYREAWRRIVADGQPIRAGFHYVADNFTFEPQNLPDGDALARLFSTVATK; this comes from the coding sequence ATGTCAACGCCTAATTTTTCTCCCGCGGATATTGCCGCGGCAGTCGGCAAAAAGTTTGCGCCGACCGATGAACAAGCTCAGGTCATTGCTGGTGGACTCGGCCCGAAGCTGGTGACTGCGGGCGCAGGCGCCGGAAAGACCGAAACCATGGCATCACGCGTGGTGTCTTTGGTTGCCAACGGATTGGTGCGCCCCGAACAAGTACTAGGCCTGACCTTTACCCGCAAGGCCGCACAGCAGCTGGAACAGCGCATCCGCAAATCCTTGATTCAACTGCGCGATACAGGATTGTTCGCCCCAGGCAGTGAGGTGGCTAAGTCTTTAGAGTCGATTGCGCCGAAGGTATCTACCTATGACTCTTATGCGGGTGAATTGGTGCGCGAATATGGTTTGTACCTGCCGGTCGAGCCCAGCGCGCGGCTGATTACTGATGCTGAGCGTTTCGCGATTGCCCATGAGATAGTCAGCAACTTCGAGGGTGAGATGACCACGAAGACTTCGGTGGCAACCGTGGCGCAGACCGTGCTGAAACTCGCGGACAACATGGGCAATGTGCTCATGAGTGAAGAAGATATCCGCGAGCATGCACGGATTATGCTCAGCGATGCCACTGAGCTGCCGAAAGCGCGCAAGAGTGGCCCGGAGTTTTCTCAAGAATTACAAAAGATTCTCGATGTGCAAAGAATTCGCGTGGAGTATCTGGAGCTTGTTGCAGCGGTGCAAGCAGAACAGCATGCTCAAGGAGTAGTTAGTTTCGGCGAGCAGATGTCTTTTGCAGCGCGCGTAGCTGCCGCAAACCCAGGCATTGGTGCGATTCAACGTCAGCGCTACCGCGTGGTCATGCTTGATGAATATCAGGACACTTCGCACTCGCAGCGTGTGTTATTGCGCAGTCTCTTCGGCGGAACTGCGCACCCGAATCTTTCCGTTACTGCCGTCGGTGACCCGATGCAGGCGATTTATGGCTGGCGTGGTGCGACCACCGAGAACCTCAACGAGTTTGTGAGGGACTTTCCTGTAGACGATTCCACTCCGGCGCCACAAGATCAGCTGACGGTGTCGTGGCGGAATCCTTCCCGCGTGCTGGATTTAGCCAACGTTGTTGCAGATGACATCTTTGCCGGCGCTAATCCGCGCCCAGTCGATAGGCTCAGCGCGCGTCCTGGCGCCGACGACGGCGATGTGCAGTTGGGATATTTTGAAAGCCAAGAAAGAGAGCGCGAATTCGTTGCACGTCATATGCGCGCAATCTATGACAAAACCCAAGAAAATAAAGATCCTTTAAGCGCGGCTATCTTAGTTCGCACCAACCGCCATGCGGCCGAGATCGCACGCCACTTGGAAGCAGAAGGCGTGCCTTATGAAATCGTTGGCCTAGGTGGTCTTTTGTGGGAACCAGAAGTCCAAGACCTAGTCGCACTCGCAACCATGCTGGTACGCCCGCAAGACTCTGCTGCAGCACTGCGTATCTTGGCCGGTCCGCTATGTGGGCTGGGCATGTCGGACATTTTGGCGTTGAGCCAGCGCGTGGACAATATGACTGGCGCATCGGATGAACGCGTCGTGTATGCCCCAGGTGATGATCCGCTCGAGCACCTGCGCGCGCAGCTGCACCGGCAAGTAGCTAGTGCCACCACACACCGTCCTGAGCAGGTGTTGGGATTAGCTGATGCCGTGGCCGATATGGGTGAGGCGGAGCGCTATACCGAGGAGGGGCGAGGGCGCATCGAAAAGCTCGCGTCGAAGCTGCGCCACCTGCGAACCTATTCTTTGGGCAAATCCCTAGCTGACTTGTTTTCTGATATTGAAGCTATCTTCAACCTGCGCACCGAAGTGCTGTCGCGAAACCGTGCCGGCGGTGCAACGCATCTGGATAAATTTGCCGATATTGTTGCTGGTTATCAAGGAGATAGCCTCGGCGGCTTGCTGGATTTTCTGGACCTTGCCCGCGAACATGAAGATGGTCTGGATCCCGGCGAAGTCCCGGCTGTCGATGACCGCGTGCTGGTGCTTACCGTGCACAAGTCCAAGGGCTTGGAATGGGAGCATGTCTGTGTCCTGCATGCGGATTCGACGACGTATGGTGCCAAAGCGAATTCTTTCATCACCAAAGTCGAACAGGTTCCCTCTGATGAGGATGTGATTGAACCGGAGCCGCAATATGACAAAAATGGCGATGAGAAACCGGTAACGCGCACGGATTATGGCAAAGCGGCGAAGGCTTTGGATAAGCAGTACAAAGACGCCAACGCGGAGGAATCCGCGCGGTTGTTCTATGTGGCGATGACGCGCACGGAGAAGTCTTTGACCGTTACCGGCGGTGGCACCAATAGCTACAAGGCCGGCCATGGATCGAAGAAGGGGCCGTATGTTTACCTCGAGATGTTGGCGGAGAAATTCCCCGACCTCGTGGTGGAGTGGACTATTCCTGAAGACCCTGCTGATGAGGCTGCTGATACGGCGATGGATGCAGCGAAGTTTCCTTTCTTGCAGCCGACCCCAGAAGCACTTGCGGGCGCGCTGCTTGTCGATGCCGCTAAGCAGGAACTGCCGAAGGCACAATCCGGTGAGGAATTTGGGCTGTGGGAAAGCGATGCTACCGCACTGATTGAAGAACACCGTGCGCTGACCACACCGGTGATTGAAGTAACTATGCCCAGTGAGCTCACGGCCTCTGATGTGGTGAGTTTATCCACTGACCCGGAGGAGTTTGCGCGCCGGCGCCGTCGCCCTGTGCCTTTTAAACCAAATTCTTATGCCAAGCGCGGTACAGCCTTTCACTCGTGGCTGGAAGAACGCTTTGGCATGGAAGCCTTGCTGGAAGAAGATGAACTGCCAGGAACCGGCGAAGTGCCAATCGCTGATGTTGAAGCTTTGAAGGAGAAATTCCTTGAATCGGCGTGGGCGGATCGCACACCCTTTGCAGTGGAGACGCCATTTCGTTTTAACTCCGGTGGGCAGATTCTTAACGGACGTATGGATGCAGTCTTTAAAGAACCAGATGGCTCCTGGTTCGTGGTGGACTGGAAAACTGGCCGGCCACCACAAGGTCGTGATATGGACAATGCGGCGTTGCAGCTGGCCATCTACCGTGAAGCGTGGCGCAGAATTGTTGCCGATGGCCAACCGATTCGCGCCGGGTTCCATTATGTTGCGGACAATTTTACCTTTGAGCCGCAGAATCTTCCCGACGGTGATGCACTTGCGCGGCTGTTTTCAACGGTGGCCACGAAGTAG
- a CDS encoding ATP-dependent DNA helicase, with protein sequence MSLEGSIDLATRLIPREQNITPRTWDLSFPTAGSYVVKGTAGSGLTSFLADTVLHQIELGQNPDSILVVAASKESGSRLREDITTRLAAAQGQEFIAESAIVRSVHSLAFALLRQDSDEEIRLITGAEQDAVIRELLEGHVENNAGDWPAEIRPALGYVGFARQLRDFLLRAIERQQTPDSLIDLGTQHNQPMWTAAGHFLREYEQVMALSGMHSYSAAELVTQVLLREHLTQSHPWETIVVDEAQLLDPTSGELIRRLAKSAKLVVIGGDPNQAVFAFRGATTDFLETFPAQHQLDLSTPLRNPEPACVSIVDSERTQRDVLADFIRRRHLDDGVAWKDIACIVRSSGDLGLIRRTLLAAGVPVHINPTDVVLSEQRLVAAILLAVRALEEPLDNKDLEELLTGPIGGADPVGLRRLIRALRRWKPEARGMDMLREILASEEIEESLQEVLNNYETAALERIIGILNSGREVLKHNGSPEEVLWAIWHKTELANRLRNSSLRGGATGSQADRDLDAMMSLFDAAGDYSERRPGAELSAFINHITEQVLPTGVRDRRTAVPDAVSILTAHGAVGREFNTVAVVGAQEGAWPALGETGTIFAQEELIDLVDLGIDPNIPVNNIADRLHEERRLFHVATTRHTSRMLLVAIDNPDGDEVAEPSRFIDEFANRAGRARNIPEQLQRLARQETFRKQLLAREMGLEPPATVEIHEPDKEIDPLQVSVLSVSSFIAQMRTVVGNPQATEAARAQAARQLARLAEAGVPGADPAQWWATQTISEEKPLNNNPRLSPSRIEALLKCPLNAMLKDTADNTSDTYHLVRGNLAHAYMEALGRGADEELARRETVEAFSQVQTSPSWKRAQEREEFERLLVRTNQWIQETRGVLELVDVEVRVDVETEPGVRIRGYMDRLERAVGENGEHGGLRVIDLKTGAYKPSDEETSAHPQLMAYQLVLAHGELRQVDGFTRVVSSPQGEERDGATLVYPGVDTKKIGTAEQARKEDEELAEFAAALPPLLEELAGPRVTARISSECDRCPLKPICPVQAEGKVTTDVNA encoded by the coding sequence ATGAGTCTTGAGGGAAGCATTGATCTTGCCACGCGTTTAATCCCGCGTGAACAAAATATCACCCCGCGCACCTGGGATCTTTCCTTTCCCACCGCGGGGTCTTATGTGGTGAAAGGAACCGCTGGCTCGGGCCTGACCAGCTTTTTAGCAGATACTGTGCTGCACCAGATTGAGCTAGGACAAAACCCCGATAGCATCCTGGTGGTTGCGGCATCGAAAGAATCTGGCTCGCGTCTGCGCGAAGATATCACCACACGCTTGGCAGCGGCGCAAGGTCAAGAATTTATTGCCGAATCCGCCATTGTGCGCTCGGTTCACTCACTGGCCTTTGCTTTGTTGCGACAAGATAGCGACGAAGAAATTCGTCTGATTACTGGTGCTGAGCAAGACGCCGTTATTCGCGAGCTGCTAGAAGGGCATGTAGAAAATAATGCAGGCGACTGGCCGGCAGAGATTCGCCCTGCCTTGGGCTATGTCGGTTTTGCCCGCCAACTACGTGACTTTTTATTGCGCGCCATCGAAAGGCAGCAAACCCCAGACTCGCTCATTGACTTGGGCACACAGCATAACCAGCCCATGTGGACTGCAGCCGGGCACTTTTTGCGTGAATATGAGCAAGTCATGGCGCTATCCGGCATGCACTCTTATTCTGCAGCAGAGCTGGTGACCCAAGTGCTATTGCGCGAGCACCTTACGCAATCACATCCGTGGGAGACCATTGTGGTGGATGAGGCACAGCTTTTGGATCCCACCTCAGGTGAGTTGATTCGGCGTCTAGCGAAGTCGGCCAAGTTAGTTGTTATCGGTGGCGACCCTAACCAGGCGGTCTTTGCTTTCCGCGGCGCAACAACCGACTTTTTAGAAACCTTTCCAGCGCAGCACCAACTCGATTTGTCTACGCCATTGCGTAATCCCGAACCAGCGTGCGTGAGCATCGTTGATTCAGAGCGCACGCAACGCGACGTTTTGGCGGACTTTATCCGCCGGCGCCACTTAGATGACGGGGTGGCGTGGAAAGACATCGCGTGTATTGTGCGCTCTTCGGGAGATTTAGGTCTGATCCGCCGTACCTTGCTGGCCGCTGGCGTGCCCGTACACATCAATCCCACGGACGTTGTCTTATCTGAACAACGCCTTGTGGCGGCGATTCTTTTAGCCGTGCGGGCGCTTGAAGAACCACTGGATAATAAAGACTTAGAAGAACTTTTAACGGGTCCCATCGGTGGTGCTGACCCAGTTGGCTTGCGTCGCCTGATTCGTGCGCTGCGCCGCTGGAAGCCAGAAGCTCGCGGTATGGATATGCTGCGGGAGATTCTCGCGAGCGAAGAAATCGAGGAGTCTTTGCAAGAAGTTCTCAACAACTACGAAACCGCGGCCTTAGAGCGCATCATTGGCATCTTAAATAGCGGCCGCGAAGTGCTTAAACACAATGGCTCGCCGGAAGAAGTGCTGTGGGCGATTTGGCATAAGACCGAGCTAGCTAACCGTCTGCGCAACTCGTCCCTGCGCGGTGGCGCTACGGGTTCACAAGCAGACCGTGACTTAGATGCCATGATGAGTCTTTTTGACGCCGCAGGTGACTACTCAGAGCGTCGCCCCGGCGCCGAACTTAGTGCCTTTATCAACCACATCACCGAGCAAGTACTACCGACCGGTGTACGCGATAGGCGCACGGCTGTGCCGGATGCCGTAAGCATTCTCACCGCGCACGGTGCAGTTGGCCGGGAATTTAACACCGTGGCCGTCGTTGGCGCCCAAGAAGGTGCCTGGCCGGCGTTGGGGGAGACCGGCACTATCTTTGCCCAAGAAGAACTCATCGATCTAGTGGATTTGGGCATCGATCCAAATATTCCCGTCAACAACATCGCAGACCGCCTGCATGAAGAACGCCGTCTATTCCACGTTGCCACCACGCGGCACACTTCACGCATGCTGTTGGTAGCAATTGATAATCCAGATGGTGATGAAGTTGCTGAACCATCACGCTTTATTGATGAATTCGCTAATCGTGCAGGGCGTGCTCGCAATATCCCTGAGCAGTTGCAACGACTGGCGCGGCAAGAAACCTTCCGTAAGCAGTTGCTTGCTCGTGAGATGGGGTTAGAACCGCCCGCGACCGTCGAGATACACGAACCTGACAAAGAAATCGATCCGCTGCAAGTATCCGTGTTATCGGTGTCGTCGTTTATTGCCCAGATGCGCACGGTGGTCGGGAACCCTCAAGCAACTGAGGCCGCACGCGCACAAGCTGCCCGGCAACTTGCGCGTTTGGCTGAAGCTGGCGTGCCGGGTGCTGACCCTGCTCAGTGGTGGGCAACCCAGACGATCTCTGAAGAAAAGCCGTTAAATAACAATCCACGGCTGAGCCCCTCGCGCATTGAGGCGCTGTTGAAGTGCCCGTTGAACGCGATGTTGAAAGACACGGCAGATAACACCAGCGATACTTACCACTTGGTGCGTGGCAACCTGGCTCACGCATACATGGAAGCGCTAGGACGTGGAGCTGATGAAGAACTAGCGCGCCGGGAAACCGTCGAGGCATTCTCCCAGGTTCAGACCTCGCCGTCCTGGAAGCGCGCGCAAGAGCGTGAAGAGTTTGAACGGTTATTGGTGCGTACCAACCAGTGGATTCAAGAAACCCGCGGAGTGCTAGAGCTTGTCGATGTGGAAGTGCGCGTGGACGTGGAAACCGAGCCAGGGGTGCGCATTCGGGGCTATATGGACCGTCTGGAGCGTGCCGTCGGCGAGAATGGCGAGCACGGTGGCCTGCGCGTTATTGACTTAAAGACGGGCGCGTATAAGCCCTCTGATGAAGAGACTTCTGCGCACCCGCAGCTAATGGCCTATCAACTGGTGCTTGCCCACGGTGAACTGCGCCAGGTTGACGGTTTCACCAGGGTAGTTTCCTCGCCGCAGGGAGAAGAACGCGATGGCGCGACCTTGGTATATCCGGGTGTGGATACGAAGAAGATTGGCACAGCAGAACAGGCACGGAAAGAAGATGAGGAGCTGGCAGAGTTCGCAGCGGCGCTGCCGCCTTTGCTGGAGGAATTAGCTGGCCCGCGGGTAACCGCCAGGATCAGCTCCGAGTGTGATCGCTGCCCACTGAAACCCATTTGCCCGGTGCAAGCTGAAGGAAAGGTGACTACTGATGTCAACGCCTAA
- a CDS encoding DUF3152 domain-containing protein codes for MNSSRPNLSRASQRLEANPVVQKIVHFAEEFGWWRVVAIPILAVLTVWVLVDIAVDKSAANSQPATDATSVQTSQQAAEQKPEETGPDPAEVDAAVAAVTNALPAGGAFSDGGDGTFRPVGTPGQDVGEGREVIVRYSVEVENGIDTTPYGGDTAFATMVDATLADPRGWSKDNRYKFVHVPADSRPDTRIQLTSLSTAAELCGAELETETSCHTRITGESTVLLNEARWVRGALPFEGDLGNYRQYLINHEFGHAIGYAEHQACGGDKELAPVMMQQTLSLNNAELLKLSPEEVYPDEDITCNPNPWPYPQTK; via the coding sequence ATGAATTCTTCTAGGCCCAATCTTTCTCGCGCGTCACAGCGTCTAGAAGCCAACCCTGTTGTACAAAAAATTGTGCATTTCGCTGAAGAATTTGGATGGTGGCGAGTTGTTGCCATCCCAATTCTGGCGGTGTTGACGGTTTGGGTCCTAGTAGATATTGCGGTGGATAAGTCGGCAGCCAATTCGCAGCCGGCTACTGATGCCACCTCGGTGCAAACTTCGCAGCAGGCTGCGGAGCAAAAGCCTGAAGAAACCGGCCCGGATCCAGCAGAAGTTGATGCTGCAGTAGCAGCGGTAACCAATGCGCTTCCCGCCGGTGGGGCTTTTTCCGACGGCGGCGATGGCACTTTCCGCCCCGTTGGTACCCCTGGTCAAGACGTCGGGGAAGGACGCGAAGTTATCGTCCGCTATTCCGTGGAAGTAGAAAACGGAATTGATACCACCCCTTATGGTGGAGACACTGCCTTTGCCACGATGGTCGATGCCACCTTGGCAGACCCACGCGGTTGGTCGAAGGACAATCGCTATAAATTTGTCCACGTGCCGGCAGATTCTCGCCCGGATACCCGCATCCAGCTCACGTCTTTGTCGACTGCAGCGGAGCTATGCGGTGCGGAATTAGAGACGGAGACTTCCTGCCACACCCGTATTACTGGGGAATCGACGGTCTTGCTTAATGAAGCTCGCTGGGTGCGCGGCGCACTTCCTTTTGAAGGCGACTTGGGCAATTACCGCCAGTACTTGATTAATCATGAATTTGGCCATGCCATAGGTTATGCCGAGCACCAGGCTTGCGGTGGCGATAAAGAGTTAGCGCCAGTGATGATGCAGCAGACTTTGTCACTCAATAATGCTGAGCTGCTCAAGTTGTCTCCGGAAGAGGTCTATCCTGACGAAGACATCACGTGTAATCCAAACCCGTGGCCTTATCCGCAAACCAAGTAG
- a CDS encoding DUF3107 domain-containing protein, whose translation MDIKFGFADTARELVIRVAGEQDGYLQQINEALANNSNVEIEDEKGKKFIVRTDRVVYVEVGSTSQRQVGFAGV comes from the coding sequence ATGGATATTAAGTTCGGTTTCGCTGATACTGCTCGTGAGCTTGTCATTCGTGTGGCAGGTGAGCAGGACGGTTACCTGCAGCAAATTAATGAGGCACTTGCTAATAACTCGAATGTTGAAATCGAGGATGAAAAGGGCAAGAAGTTCATCGTGCGCACCGACCGCGTTGTCTACGTTGAGGTGGGCAGCACCAGCCAGCGCCAGGTTGGTTTCGCCGGCGTATAA
- a CDS encoding DEAD/DEAH box helicase, with amino-acid sequence MGVAAEICDALAARGITHTFAIQELTLPIALSGTDLIGQARTGMGKTYGFGVPLLDRVFDAADVPELDGSPRGLVVVPTRELAVQVANDLAIAAAQIPVRVATILGGRDFDEQRATLRAGVDVVVGTPGRLLDLYQRKDLRLDKVSVLVLDEADEMLDLGFMPDIEKILAALSDFPHQTMLFSATMPGAIVRLARTFMTQPLHIRADSESAAPTHASTRQVIFQAHRMDKLPVLSRILQVPDRGRTIVFTRTKRMAAQTAQELADLGFHVGAVHGDLHQQAREKALQGFRDGTVPILVATDVASRGIDVEDVTHVINYQVPDDAMTYVHRIGRTGRAGNFGTAITLVGFDELHKWQAIDSELDLGQPEPPQWFSTSEEFIDKLDIPADAQDAVGPARKVAGGGVGGGGRRR; translated from the coding sequence ATGGGTGTTGCAGCAGAGATCTGCGACGCGCTCGCGGCCCGAGGTATTACCCATACCTTTGCCATCCAAGAACTTACTTTGCCGATCGCATTATCCGGCACCGATCTGATCGGCCAAGCCCGCACCGGCATGGGTAAAACCTACGGTTTCGGGGTTCCTTTATTAGACCGCGTTTTTGACGCCGCTGACGTGCCTGAACTGGACGGATCGCCGCGCGGCTTAGTGGTGGTTCCAACCCGTGAATTGGCGGTCCAGGTGGCTAATGATTTAGCTATCGCTGCGGCCCAGATTCCCGTGCGCGTAGCAACGATTTTAGGTGGCCGCGACTTTGATGAACAACGGGCAACTTTGCGCGCCGGAGTCGACGTTGTCGTAGGCACCCCAGGTCGGTTGCTTGATCTCTATCAGCGCAAAGATTTACGCCTGGATAAAGTCTCCGTCTTAGTTCTCGATGAAGCCGACGAGATGCTGGATTTGGGCTTTATGCCCGATATCGAAAAGATTTTGGCGGCTCTGAGCGACTTCCCGCATCAAACCATGCTCTTTTCGGCCACGATGCCCGGCGCGATTGTGCGCCTAGCGCGGACTTTCATGACGCAGCCGCTGCATATTCGTGCTGATTCAGAATCAGCTGCCCCCACCCACGCTTCGACGCGACAAGTAATTTTCCAAGCCCACCGCATGGATAAGCTGCCGGTGTTATCAAGAATCTTGCAAGTACCCGACCGCGGTCGCACCATTGTCTTTACTCGCACTAAGCGCATGGCGGCGCAAACTGCGCAGGAATTAGCTGACTTAGGTTTTCATGTTGGTGCAGTGCATGGGGATTTGCACCAGCAAGCACGTGAGAAAGCCCTGCAGGGTTTCCGCGATGGCACAGTTCCAATCTTAGTGGCCACCGATGTGGCATCCCGCGGCATTGACGTTGAAGATGTCACTCACGTCATCAACTACCAGGTACCGGATGACGCCATGACTTATGTCCACCGTATTGGTCGCACCGGCCGCGCGGGTAATTTTGGAACCGCCATTACTTTGGTTGGCTTCGACGAGCTGCACAAGTGGCAGGCTATTGACTCGGAATTAGACCTGGGCCAGCCTGAGCCGCCGCAGTGGTTTAGTACGTCAGAAGAATTCATCGACAAGCTAGATATCCCGGCTGATGCTCAAGACGCTGTGGGACCTGCACGCAAAGTTGCTGGCGGAGGCGTTGGCGGTGGTGGTCGCCGCCGATGA
- a CDS encoding WhiB family transcriptional regulator, with translation MDWRHEAVCRDEDPELFFPVGNSGPALSQIAKAKLVCNRCPVATQCMKWALESGQDAGVWGGLSEEERRALKRRRNRGRGRTRISA, from the coding sequence ATGGATTGGCGCCACGAAGCAGTATGCCGAGATGAAGACCCAGAACTGTTCTTCCCAGTAGGAAATTCCGGCCCTGCACTTTCCCAGATCGCAAAAGCAAAGCTTGTCTGCAACCGTTGCCCTGTTGCAACCCAGTGCATGAAGTGGGCCCTGGAGTCCGGTCAGGACGCTGGTGTTTGGGGCGGACTGTCTGAAGAAGAGCGTCGCGCACTCAAGCGTCGTCGCAACCGCGGCCGCGGCCGCACCCGTATCTCCGCTTAA
- a CDS encoding 50S ribosomal protein bL37, translating into MSKRGRKRKDRRKKSANRGKRPNS; encoded by the coding sequence ATGAGCAAGCGTGGTCGTAAGCGTAAGGATCGCCGTAAGAAGTCCGCTAACCGCGGCAAGCGTCCTAACTCATAA
- a CDS encoding sigma-70 family RNA polymerase sigma factor — protein sequence MAANTTRRTPVADSFEEQALPLLDQLYGGALRMTRNPQDAEDLVQETYLKAFNAFDSYKQGTNLKAWLYRIMTNTYINSYRKAKRRPTESSADELTDFQLYTTSGHDSTGLESAEVAALKSMPNQTVSEAMNDLPEDYRMVVYYADVVGLAYKEIADVMETPLGTVMSRLHRGRKLLRKALKDVAREQGIGIGHPDMEDN from the coding sequence ATGGCTGCCAATACTACAAGGAGGACGCCAGTGGCTGATTCTTTCGAGGAACAAGCGCTCCCGCTGCTTGATCAGCTCTACGGTGGCGCCCTGCGCATGACCAGGAATCCGCAGGATGCAGAGGACCTGGTTCAGGAAACCTATCTGAAGGCTTTCAACGCTTTCGATTCCTATAAACAGGGAACGAACCTCAAAGCCTGGTTGTACCGGATTATGACCAATACCTATATCAACTCCTACCGGAAAGCCAAGCGGCGCCCCACGGAGTCTTCTGCAGATGAGCTGACAGATTTTCAGCTTTATACCACCTCCGGCCATGACTCGACGGGCCTCGAATCAGCGGAAGTTGCGGCCTTGAAGTCCATGCCGAACCAGACGGTGTCGGAGGCCATGAATGACTTGCCGGAGGACTACCGGATGGTGGTCTACTACGCCGATGTTGTCGGTTTAGCCTACAAAGAAATCGCTGACGTAATGGAAACTCCTTTGGGAACCGTGATGAGCCGGCTTCATAGGGGAAGAAAATTACTGCGAAAGGCGTTGAAGGATGTAGCCCGTGAACAAGGAATTGGAATAGGACACCCGGATATGGAGGACAACTAA